ACCGCGCGCTCGAGCACGAGAAGCAGGGCGTGCGAGAGCGGCTGGTGCGGGTCGAGGCCGCGCCGGGGGATCCCTTCGACCACGGCCGCTTCGAGACGGTGATCGAGCCGCTCCCCGAGGCGCCCGACGCGACCATCCTCGGCGTCCCGCTCGAGCGGGTGATGACGCTGCGCACCGACAGCCCCGGCCTCATCGAGGAGCGCGAGGGCAAGCACCGCCTGCGGATCCTCTGAGCCGGTCTAAAGGAACTTTCGAGGCCGGCGGGAGATCTGGCGCCGTGGCCCGTCCACGGGCCTGGGCACGAAGTCTGCTGTACACCGACGCGGATGCGGATCGCCACGAAGACGGCCCTGGCCTTCGCCGCGTTCGCCGCCGTATGCGTCGGAGGAGCCGGCGGGCTCCTCCTCGACGAGTCCCGCGAGGCGCTGCACGACGCCCTGATCGACCGACAGCGCCTCCTCGTCGCCAACCGCGCGCTCGTGCTTCGGGAGAACCTGGGGCTGGCCATCGGAGAGCTGGAGCGGCTCGCGGACATGGCGGAGATCGATCTGGACGACGGAGATCTCGGCCCGGAGCAGCGGCTGCTCGGTCACGCCTACCGGCAGACCTCGTTCTTCAACGGCCGGCTCGAGCTCTACGGCCTGGCGGGCCGATGTCGCTGGGCCGAGCCGGTCTCTGGCGGCTGTCGGGAGCCCGACTCGGCCAGCCGGAGCTGGCTCATCCGCGCCCGGGAGGCGGGGCAGACGACCCTCCTGCACGTGACCGATCCCGACGGTCGCGGGCTGATCGACATCGTGGCGCCCGTGCGTCGTGGGGGCCGGTCGGTGGGGGTGCTGCGCGGCGTGATCGATCTGCAGCGGGATCGGATGTTCTCTCCTCCCCTGGCGGAGGACCTGCACCCCACGACCCGGGTGGCGCTGGTGACCGCGGATGGACGGCCGGTGATCCGCTCCGCGGAGGTCTCGCTCACCGACGCGCCCTGGACCACGGCGGTGAGCGCCTTCGAGGGCGGGCAGGGCGGGGCGACGGTGGCGGACGCGCCGGGCGGCGAGCTCCTCTTGGCCTGGACGCCCGTCGGTCGCGGGGATCTCTGGCTGCTCTTCGCGTGGCCGCTCGAGGTCCTCGACGACGACGCCGAGCGCCACGTCCGAAGCCTCAGCGTCTCGATCCTGCTCGTCGGGCTCCTCGCGCTGGGCGTCGGGTTCATCGTCGCGCGAGGCCTCACGCAGCCCCTCAAGGGCCTCGCCGAGCAGGTCAGGGGGGTCCACGGCGACGCGCCGCTCGTGCTCCCGGCGAGCTCGCGTCCCGACGAGGTCGGCGAGGTGCAGCGGGCGCTCTGCACCCTGCTCGCGCGCCTGGAGGATCGAGAGAGCCACATCCGCGCCGACCGCGATCGCATCTCGGACCTGGCGAGCCACCTGGAGGACCGCGTGGAGGAGCGCACCCGCGAGCTGCGGGCTACGCGCGACGCGCTCGTCGAGGCGGAGCGCATGGCGGCCATCGGCCGCGCGGCCACGGTCCTGAGTCACGAGCTCCGCAACGCCCTGAACGCCGTCTCGGTGGCGATGGACACGCTTGGGAGCGACACCTCCGAGGAGGCGCTGAGCGACGCACGACGGCTCGTGCGCAGCGAGGTCGCGCGCCTGAGGACGCTGTCGGACGATCTCCTCTCGTACGCGAAGGAGCCGGTGATCCGACGGCAGCCGGTCTCGGTGGCCGAGCTGCTGGAGCTGGTGGAGCTGCTGACCGAGGAGCGCGCCAAGCGGCTCGGGGCGCGCGTGGAGATCGACGCCGACGCCGCGGTGGTCTGGCTCGATCCCGAGCGCATGCAGACGGTGCTCGTGAACCTCGTGCACAACGCCGTCGAGGCGACCGCGCAGCGCGACGAGCGTGTGGTCCGAGTCACCGCGCGCGCGGGCGACGCGCTCGCGATCACGGTCGACGACTCGGGGGAGGGCGTCGCGGAGGCGATCCGAGAGCGCGTCTTTCAGCCCTTCGTCACCGCGCGGATCCACGGGATCGGCCTCGGCCTGGCCATCGCGGAGCGGTTCGTGCTCGCGCACGGTGGCACGATACAGCTCGCCCAGAGCCCGCTCGGGGGCGCCCGGTTCGTGGTGTGTCTCCCGCTCGAGGAGGCTCGAGGAGACGAGGTAGAGACATGACCATCTCCGTACTGCTCATCGACGACGAGCGCTCCTTCCGGCTCCTGATGGAGCGCGCGCTCACCCGGGAGGGCTACGCCGTGCGAACGGTGGCGAGCGGCGCCGAGGCGCGCGGCGCGTGGAAGGAGGAGACCCCCGACCTGGTGATCGTCGATCGCAACCTGCCCGACGGCGACGGGATCGACCTCCTCGGCGAGATGCGCGCCGACGCCGACGAGCGGAACGTGGACGTGACGTTCCTGATGGTGACGGCCTACGCGGACGTGGAGCACGCGGTCGACGCGGTGAAGCGGGGGGCGGACGACTACGTGACCAAGCCCGTGCAGCTGCCGGATCTGCTGATCAAGCTGCGCAAGGCGATCGAGCGGCGCGACCTCGAGCGCCGGGTGCGCGCGATGCGGCTGCAGGAGCCAGACGTCGCCACGTTGCTCCGGCGATCGAAGAGCGCCGCGATGCATCGCGTGCTGGAGATGGCGGAGCGCGTCGCGGAGAGCCCGGACACGCCGGTTCTGATCCGTGGGGAGAGCGGCACCGGCAAGGACATGCTCGCGCGCTTCATCCACGCGGCGACCCCCGGGCGGAGTGACCACGCCTTCGTCGAGCTCAACTGCGCGGCGCTCACGGAGCAGCTCGCGGAGAGCGAGCTGTTCGGACACGAGAAGGGCGCGTTCACCGACGCCAAGAGCGCCAAGCGGGGCCTGCTCGAGCTCGCGGACGGCGGGACCCTCTTCCTCGACGAGATCGCCGACCTCGGCCTCGGCATCCAGGCCAAGCTCCTGCGCGTGCTCGAGACGATGCGCTTCCGGCGCGTCGGGGGCACGCAGGACCGCTCGGTGAATGTGCGCATCCTGTCGGCGACGAACCGCGACCTCGCCCAGGAGGTCGAGGAGGGGAGCTTCCGGCTCGACCTCTACCACCGCCTGGACGTCTTCCACCTCACGCTGCCCGCGCTCCGAGAGCGCCCGGAAGACATCCTCGAGCTCGCCCGTCAGTTCGTGGTCGACATCGCCGGGCGGCTCGGCCGGCCCAACCAGAGGCTCGCCCCCGACGCCGCCGCCGCGCTGCGCGCGTACGCCTACCCCGGGAACGTGCGCGAGCTGAAGAACGTCGTGGAGCGCGCCGTCATCCTCGAGCGCGGCGCGACGATCACCACCGACTCCCTGGTGCTCGGCGGGCCGACCCTGGGCGCCGCGCACGAGCGCGCGTTCTTCCAGGTAGACCTCCACGAGGGGGAGCCGCCGACGCTGAAGGAGGTCGAGGCGGCCTACGTCGATCGGGTCCTGAAGATGACGGACGGCAACAAGACCCGAGCCGCGCGCGCGCTGGGGATCACCTTCCCGACGATCGCCAAGAAGATCGCCGACTACGGTCTCTGAGCGACCGAAAGCTCTTTCGCACCCGGACTCAGGGAGCTTTCGACTGGCGTCGACCGCGCCGATCCGACGCCACGAAATCGCGGTGGCACGTGCGTTGCGCTCGTGGCCGCCGTGCTCCGATACCTCCCAACCACCACCGGCTTCGCTTGGCTTCTCCTCTGCGTCACGTGCGCGCTCCCCGCGCGGCGTGCACGTGCGCAGAGCGAGGCGCCCCCTCCCGACGAGCCGCCCTCCCAGGCCGTCGTGCCCCACGTGCCCGAGCCGATGGTCTTCGATCTCGTCCGCGGCCTCGGCGCCCGACAGTGGGAGGTCGAGGCCAACACGCTCTTCATGTTGCCGCTCGACCCCAACGACTGGGAGATGAGCTGGGCGCCCGAGATCGAGCTGGCGCTCGCGGACGGCTTCGCGATCGAGCTCGAGCTCCCCATGCGCGACGATCAGGTCGAAGCGCTGAAGACGGCCGCGCAGCTCACCTTCGGCACCGCCGCCGACGGGCGGTTCATCCACGGCACGCAGGCGATCGTGGAGCACGAGCTAGCGCACGACGCGACGCAGACCTCCCTGCTCTACCTGGCCGGGGTGGAGCTGGACCCGACGTGGAGCCTGCTCGTGATGGCCGGGTTTCGGACCACCTTCGCCGAGCCGATCGAGCAATTTCGCATGGAGACCCTCGTCAACATGAGCCTCTTCGCGCGCGTCGCGAGCTGGATGGTGCTCGGGCTCGAGGCCAACTACGCCGACGACTTCGAGCGCGGGCGGGAGCTGCTGGTGATGCCGCAGGCCCACCTGAAGATCGGCGACCACCTCCGGTGGCAGCTGGGTGTGGGGTTCTGCGCCGCGGGCGAGGATCGCCACGCGGTCGCCTCCTCTCGCG
This Sandaracinaceae bacterium DNA region includes the following protein-coding sequences:
- a CDS encoding ATP-binding protein, producing the protein MRIATKTALAFAAFAAVCVGGAGGLLLDESREALHDALIDRQRLLVANRALVLRENLGLAIGELERLADMAEIDLDDGDLGPEQRLLGHAYRQTSFFNGRLELYGLAGRCRWAEPVSGGCREPDSASRSWLIRAREAGQTTLLHVTDPDGRGLIDIVAPVRRGGRSVGVLRGVIDLQRDRMFSPPLAEDLHPTTRVALVTADGRPVIRSAEVSLTDAPWTTAVSAFEGGQGGATVADAPGGELLLAWTPVGRGDLWLLFAWPLEVLDDDAERHVRSLSVSILLVGLLALGVGFIVARGLTQPLKGLAEQVRGVHGDAPLVLPASSRPDEVGEVQRALCTLLARLEDRESHIRADRDRISDLASHLEDRVEERTRELRATRDALVEAERMAAIGRAATVLSHELRNALNAVSVAMDTLGSDTSEEALSDARRLVRSEVARLRTLSDDLLSYAKEPVIRRQPVSVAELLELVELLTEERAKRLGARVEIDADAAVVWLDPERMQTVLVNLVHNAVEATAQRDERVVRVTARAGDALAITVDDSGEGVAEAIRERVFQPFVTARIHGIGLGLAIAERFVLAHGGTIQLAQSPLGGARFVVCLPLEEARGDEVET
- a CDS encoding sigma-54 dependent transcriptional regulator, with the protein product MTISVLLIDDERSFRLLMERALTREGYAVRTVASGAEARGAWKEETPDLVIVDRNLPDGDGIDLLGEMRADADERNVDVTFLMVTAYADVEHAVDAVKRGADDYVTKPVQLPDLLIKLRKAIERRDLERRVRAMRLQEPDVATLLRRSKSAAMHRVLEMAERVAESPDTPVLIRGESGTGKDMLARFIHAATPGRSDHAFVELNCAALTEQLAESELFGHEKGAFTDAKSAKRGLLELADGGTLFLDEIADLGLGIQAKLLRVLETMRFRRVGGTQDRSVNVRILSATNRDLAQEVEEGSFRLDLYHRLDVFHLTLPALRERPEDILELARQFVVDIAGRLGRPNQRLAPDAAAALRAYAYPGNVRELKNVVERAVILERGATITTDSLVLGGPTLGAAHERAFFQVDLHEGEPPTLKEVEAAYVDRVLKMTDGNKTRAARALGITFPTIAKKIADYGL